A DNA window from Labrys wisconsinensis contains the following coding sequences:
- a CDS encoding 6-phosphogluconolactonase, with product MTTPALEIFARPDALGEALAGRILAAAAEAGAAGRPFLLGCPGGRSPRPVYQAMAAALAAAPRDLGHVVIVMMDDYLAERDGRLDHVDADAHYSCRRFGREEILAVLNAGLPEPWRIPAANLWVPDPADPAAYDRRIAAAGGIDLFILASGASDGHVAFNPAGTPADTRTRIVPLAEATRRDNMQTFPDFASLAEVPAHGISVGVGTIAEQSRAAAMVLWGEGKRLAFQRIAAADGYDPQWPASVVNLCRNATIFADAAAAGRTGPR from the coding sequence ATGACCACCCCCGCCCTGGAGATCTTCGCCCGCCCCGACGCGCTCGGAGAGGCCCTCGCCGGGCGGATCCTCGCCGCCGCCGCCGAGGCAGGCGCCGCCGGCCGGCCCTTCCTGCTCGGCTGCCCCGGCGGCCGCTCGCCCCGCCCGGTCTACCAGGCGATGGCGGCGGCGCTCGCCGCGGCGCCGCGCGACCTCGGCCATGTCGTGATCGTGATGATGGACGACTATCTCGCCGAGCGCGATGGGCGGCTCGACCATGTCGACGCCGACGCCCATTACAGCTGCCGGCGCTTCGGCCGCGAGGAGATCCTGGCGGTGCTGAACGCCGGCTTGCCCGAGCCCTGGCGCATTCCGGCCGCCAATCTCTGGGTCCCCGACCCGGCCGATCCCGCCGCCTATGACCGGCGGATCGCGGCGGCGGGCGGCATCGACCTCTTCATTCTGGCTTCCGGCGCCAGCGACGGCCACGTCGCCTTCAACCCCGCCGGCACGCCCGCCGATACCCGCACCCGCATCGTGCCGCTCGCCGAGGCGACGCGGCGCGACAACATGCAGACCTTCCCCGACTTCGCCAGCCTCGCCGAGGTGCCGGCCCACGGCATCAGCGTCGGCGTCGGCACCATCGCCGAGCAGTCCAGGGCGGCGGCGATGGTGCTGTGGGGCGAAGGCAAGCGCCTGGCCTTCCAGCGCATCGCGGCGGCGGACGGCTATGATCCGCAATGGCCGGCGAGCGTGGTCAATCTCTGCCGCAACGCCACGATCTTCGCCGATGCGGCCGCGGCCGGCCGGACGGGGCCGCGCTGA